A genomic window from Gossypium hirsutum isolate 1008001.06 chromosome D10, Gossypium_hirsutum_v2.1, whole genome shotgun sequence includes:
- the LOC107914965 gene encoding F-box/kelch-repeat protein At3g06240, with amino-acid sequence MQSKLSSDIIVEILMRLPVKSICRFKCVCKLWCLLISDPTFIKRHLNLAIIDKDIEHQRQKLILRSSSTPSLYHVQCDAMTSNDVMAVKLHFPLISSFDKVKFIGSFNGLLCISLEPEKLVLFNPATREQKVKRIPNLYIDINRSLDDRVSRPPIYGFGYDHSFDDYNVVKIMYESIVYVYSLKTDTWRRAQRFSYRRFNSDSGVHLNGAVHWVFARGKDSPLVSMPRLIVAFDFAEGKFRELPRPYDDAENVTAVGVLGGCLCWLGEQQDFWVMKEYGVKESWTKVVIGVPFLNLRPLCFLKNDEALLVINEGLIVYNPREDTHREIVIHGINGRGKLEIETYVESLVSPNVWNWELKEISD; translated from the coding sequence ATGCAGAGCAAACTTTCTTCGGATATCATCGTTGAAATACTCATGAGATTGCCAGTTAAGTCTATTTGTCGGTTCAAATGTGTTTGCAAGCTCTGGTGTTTGCTTATCTCTGATCCCACATTCATCAAAAGGCATCTCAATTTAGCAATCATAGATAAAGACATTGAGCACCAGAGGCAGAAGCTCATTCTCCGCTCGAGCTCAACACCGTCTCTGTATCATGTGCAGTGTGATGCTATGACATCTAACGATGTCATGGCGGTGAAGCTCCATTTTCCATTGATAAGTTCATTTGACAAAGTCAAGTTCATTGGCTCCTTTAATGGCCTCTTATGCATATCTCTCGAACCGGAAAAACTTGTTCTGTTCAACCCTGCTACAAGGGAGCAGAAAGTGAAAAGAATACCCAACTTATACATCGACATCAACCGGTCCTTAGACGATCGTGTCTCTCGACCCCCGATATATGGTTTCGGTTATGATCACTCTTTTGATGATTACAATGTTGTCAAAATCATGTATGAATCCATTGTCTATGTCTACTCATTGAAAACAGATACTTGGAGAAGAGCCCAAAGATTCTCTTACCGTAGATTTAACAGTGATTCGGGTGTCCACCTCAATGGCGCTGTCCATTGGGTGTTTGCTCGAGGTAAGGATTCTCCATTAGTGTCGATGCCAAGGTTGATCGTTGCATTCGATTTTGCTGAAGGAAAGTTCCGGGAATTGCCTCGACCATATGATGATGCAGAGAATGTGACTGCAGTTGGGGTTTTAGGAGGATGTCTTTGTTGGCTAGGGGAGCAACAAGATTTCTGGGTTATGAAGGAATACGGTGTGAAAGAATCATGGACTAAAGTCGTGATCGGCGTCCCCTTTTTGAACTTGAGACCtttgtgtttcttgaagaatgaTGAAGCTTTGTTGGTGATTAATGAAGGATTGATTGTTTACAATCCAAGAGAAGATACACACAGGGAGATTGTAATCCATGGCATCAATGGCAGGGGGAAACTGGAAATAGAGACATATGTGGAGAGCCTTGTTTCACCTAATGTATGGAACTGGGAGTTGAAAGAGATATCAGATTAA
- the LOC107914963 gene encoding protein unc-13 homolog gives MPHQSGREFFHAPPTTNPSMDLAWPFGKLEGLDCDDIREAAYEIFFTACRSSPGFGGRNVLTFHSSHDNGDGGNGSGPSSPGRRANNGAATINPTSKIKRALGLKRMKKTYSRRMSICAMGFSNSGGGGSGGSSPSSPVSHHGHSASISGFSPAAGLGFSTLKPLNSRRPLTSAEIMKQQMRVTEQSDNRLRKSLMRTLVGQMGRRPETIILPLELLRHLKSSEFNDLYEYHIWQKRQLKILEVGLLLYPSIPTDKSNPLVIRLREIIRAGDLNPIDTSKNSDMMRSLCNVVVSLAWRGTNGTPTDVCHWVDGYPFNIHMYISLLQAIFDVKEEIMVLDEVDELLELMKKTWSILGINRSIHNACFTWVLFQQYVVTNQIEPKLLSAAYTMLTEVEIDARKPDKETTYVKVLSSMLVSIKSWVEKRLLYYHECFNKGNIDEIENLLPLALFSAKVLSEDVGIMEGEGEGSKKGDVMLVDSTSDCLDRYIRSSVKNAFAKMIENENVKHTEENGGPSVALLDLAKETEDLAAKERELFSPILKKWHPIAGGVAAVTLHQCYGTVLKQYLAETIMLTDEIVGVLQRAEKVEKVLVQMVVEDSEECDDGGKGIIREMIPYEFDSTRLKLLRQWIDERLKKEKELLCRVKETETWNPKSKSEPYTQSCMELMRSANQMVKDFFDIPIGITDDLILDLAEGLKLIFQEYITFVASCGSKESHLPELPPLTRCNNDSKFFKLWRKANPCSVGIQDMHQIITSERNHTRPSMSRGTQRLYVRLNTLHYLISHLHSLDKTLTLSPKVSTTRTHLGDSHKHCGTSPSHFKHVNTLIQSACDHVSEVAAYRLVFLDSKLVFYESLYVGEVGNARIRPLIKVLKQNLTLLTAILTDKAQALATKEIMKASFEAFVLVLLAGGPSRFFERSDHEIIEEDFESLKRVFCTCGEGLIPEDVVQSEAEPIEGVIALMGQSTEQLAEDLSIISRETSGTGATSPGQKLPMPPTTRKWNSGDPNTILRVLCHRNDREANQFLKREFQLPKRK, from the exons ATGCCCCACCAATCAGGGCGGGAGTTCTTCCATGCCCCCCCCACCACCAACCCTTCTATGGACCTTGCATGGCCTTTCGGCAAGCTAGAAGGTCTCGATTGTGATGACATTCGTGAAGCTGCCTACGAAATATTCTTCACAGCTTGTCGTTCATCGCCGGGCTTCGGAGGACGAAATGTTTTAACCTTTCACTCTTCACATGATAATGGAGATGGAGGAAACGGCTCCGGGCCTAGCTCACCGGGCAGGCGAGCCAATAATGGGGCGGCGACCATAAACCCTACGAGTAAGATTAAAAGAGCCTTGGGGTTGAAGAGGATGAAAAAAACATATTCCAGGAGGATGTCAATTTGTGCCATGGGCTTTAGCAATAGTGGCGGCGGTGGCAGTGGTGGGTCGTCACCATCATCGCCTGTTTCTCATCATGGACATAGTGCTTCCATTTCTGGTTTTAGCCCTGCAGCTGGATTAGGGTTTTCTACGTTGAAACCGCTAAACTCGAGACGACCATTGACGTCGGCGGAGATTATGAAGCAACAAATGAGGGTGACGGAGCAAAGTGATAATAGGCTTAGAAAGAGTCTCATGAGAACCCTTGTTGGCCAA ATGGGTAGGAGGCCCGAGACCATCATTCTTCCACTTGAGCTTCTTCGGCATTTAAAATCATCAGAATTCAATGACTTGTATGAGTACCATATTTGGCAAAAGCGTCAACTCAAGATCTTAGAAGTAGGTCTACTTTTATACCCATCAATCCCTACAGATAAATCCAACCCTTTAGTAATACGTCTACGCGAGATAATCCGAGCCGGTGACTTAAATCCGATCGACACGAGCAAGAACTCTGACATGATGAGATCATTGTGCAACGTTGTTGTTTCTTTAGCTTGGAGAGGCACCAATGGTACTCCCACAGATGTGTGCCACTGGGTTGATGGGTACCCTTTCAACATTCACATGTACATATCTCTCCTTCAAGccatatttgatgttaaggaagaGATAATGGTCCTTGATGAGGTTGATGAGTTGCTGGAGTTAATGAAGAAGACATGGTCAATATTAGGAATCAATAGGTCAATCCACAATGCATGTTTCACTTGGGTTCTTTTTCAGCAATATGTTGTGACTAACCAGATAGAGCCTAAACTTCTTTCTGCTGCATATACTATGTTGACAGAGGTGGAAATTGATGCTAGAAAACCAGACAAAGAGACAacatatgtgaaagttttgtCTTCTATGTTGGTTTCAATAAAGAGTTGGGTTGAAAAGAGGTTACTTTACTACCATGAATGTTtcaataaaggaaatattgatgAGATCGAAAATCTTTTGCCTTTGGCATTGTTTTCAGCAAAGGTTTTGAGTGAAGATGTTGGTATCatggaaggggaaggggaagggagTAAGAAAGGAGATGTAATGCTCGTCGATTCCACCAGCGATTGCTTAGATCGTTACATTCGATCTTCTGTGAAAAATGCTTTTGCAAAG atgatagaaaatgaaaatgTCAAACATACAGAAGAAAATGGAGGACCAAGTGTAGCTCTACTTGATTTAGCTAAGGAAACTGAGGATTTGGCTGCAAAGGAGAGGGAGTTATTTAGCCCTATATTGAAGAAATGGCATCCAATTGCAGGTGGAGTTGCAGCAGTGACATTACACCAATGCTATGGAACAGTGTTGAAGCAATATTTAGCTGAGACAATTATGCTAACCGATGAGATAGTTGGGGTGCTACAAAGAGCTGAAAAGGTGGAAAAGGTTTTAGTTCAAATGGTGGTTGAAGATTCAGAAGAGTGTGATGATGGAGGCAAAGGAATTATCAGAGAAATGATCccatatgaatttgattcaacCAGATTGAAGCTCTTGAGACAATGGATAGATGAAAGGCTAAAGAAAGAGAAAGAGTTACTATGTAGAGTAAAAGAAACTGAA ACATGGAACCCAAAGTCCAAATCTGAGCCATATACACAATCATGTATGGAGCTAATGAGATCGGCCAATCAAATGGTGAAAGATTTCTTTGACATTCCAATTGGCATTACAGATGATTTGATTCTTGATCTAGCTGAAGGCTTAAAGCTAATCTTCCAAGAATACATTACTTTTGTAGCATCATGTG GGTCAAAAGAAAGTCATCTGCCAGAACTTCCTCCTCTAACAAGGTGTAACAATGATTCAAAGTTCTTCAAACTATGGAGAAAGGCCAATCCTTGTAGTGTTGGAATACAGGACATGCATCAAATTATTACCAGTGAGAGAAACCACACTCGCCCCTCGATGAGCCGTGGTACGCAACGCCTTTACGTCCGCCTTAATACCTTACACTACCTCATCTCTCACCTTCATTCCCTTGATAAAACTCTCACCCTCTCACCTAAAGTCTCAACCACACGAACTCATCTTGGCGACAGTCACAAACACTGCGGTACTTCGCCTTCCCACTTCAAACATGTCAACACATTGATCCAATCGGCTTGTGATCACGTCTCCGAAGTCGCTGCTTACCGTCTCGTTTTCCTCGACTCGAAGTTGGTTTTCTATGAAAGTCTTTACGTGGGGGAAGTAGGCAATGCAAGGATTAGACCTTTGATCAAAGTCCTAAAGCAGAACCTCACGCTTCTTACAGCAATACTCACTGACAAGGCTCAAGCATTAGCAACTAAAGAAATTATGAAAGCATCGTTCGAAGCCTTTGTATTGGTGTTGCTTGCTGGGGGACCTTCTAGGTTCTTCGAACGATCAGACCATGAGATAATTGAGGAAGATTTTGAGAGCTTGAAAAGGGTGTTTTGTACTTGTGGTGAAGGGTTGATACCTGAGGACGTGGTCCAAAGTGAGGCTGAACCAATTGAAGGGGTGATAGCATTGATGGGTCAAAGCACTGAACAATTAGCTGAAGATTTGAGTATCATCAGTCGTGAAACCAGTGGAACAGGTGCCACTAGCCCAGGCCAAAAGCTACCTATGCCACCCACAACAAGAAAGTGGAATAGTGGAGATCCTAATACAATACTCAGGGTTTTATGCCATAGGAATGATCGAGAAGCCAATCAGTTCTTGAAAAGGGAATTTCAATTGCCAAAAAGGAAATGA